Within Streptomyces antibioticus, the genomic segment ATCGCCGTGGACATCGACGACCGCAAGCTCGCCACCGCCCGCACCATGGGCGCCACCCACACGGTCAACTCCAAGGACACCGACCCCGTCGAGGCGATCCGGGAACTGACCGGCGGCTTCGGCGCGGACGTCGTCATCGAGGCCGTAGGGCGCCCGGAGACCTACCAGCAGGCTTTCTACGCACGTGACTTGGCCGGCACGGTCGTCCTGGTCGGCGTGCCCACCCCCGAGATGAAGCTCGAACTGCCGCTGCTGGACGTGTTCGGGCGTGGCGGGGCCCTCAAGTCCTCCTGGTACGGCGACTGTCTGCCCTCCCGCGACTTCCCCATGCTGATCGACCTGCATCTCCAAGGCCGCCTGGATCTCGCCGCGTTCGTCACCGAGACCATCGGACTCGACGAGGTGGAGAAGGCGTTCGAGCGGATGCACCACGGCGACGTGCTGCGCTCGGTGGTGGTGCTGTGATGGCCGCGCGCATCGAACGCCTCGTCACCTCCGGGCAGTTCAGCCTCGACGGCGGCACCTGGGACGTCGACAACAACGTCTGGATCGTCGGCGACGACCACGAGGCGATCGTCATCGACGCCGCCCATGACGCCGCCGCCATCGCCGAGGCCGTGGGCGACCGCAGGCTCACCGCCATCGTGTGCACCCACGCCCACAACGACCACATCGACGCGGCCCCCGCCCTCGCCGACCTCACCGGCGCGACCATCTGGCTGCACCCCGACGACCTGCCGCTGTGGAAGCTCACCCACCCCGGCCGCGAACCCGACGCCCATCTGGCCGACGGGCAGGTCATCGAGGCCGCCGGCGCCGATCTGACCGTCCTGCACACCCCCGGGCACGCGCCCGGCGCGGTCTGTCTGTACGACCCCGGGCTCGGCGTGCTGTTCACCGGCGACACCCTCTTCCAGGGCGGCCCCGGCGCCACCGGCCGCTCCTACTCCCACTTCCCGACGATCATCACCTCGATCCGGGACCGGCTGCTGTCCCTGCCGCCCGAGACGAAGGTGCTCACCGGCCACGGCGACCCCACCACCATCGGCGCGGAGGCCCCGCACCTCCAGGAGTGGATCGACCGCGGCCACTGACGGCACGGAGCCATCCGGCCGACCGTCCGGGTGACCCCCGCGGCAAAGACGACAGAAGATGTCCGGTTTCCCCGGCACCCTCGCAGTGACACCACTCGTGAGGGAACACCCGTGAGGGAGAGGGAGGCCGGACATGCCGGGTCCGCTGGAGGGCAAGGTCGCACTGGTCGCGGGGGCGACCCGCGGCGCGGGACGGGGCATCGCCGTGGAACTGGGCGCGGCCGGCGCCACCGTCTACGTCACCGGCCGCACCACCCGCGAGCACCGCTCCGAGTACGACCGACCCGAGACCATCGAGGACACCGCCGACCTGGTCACCGAGGCCGGCGGCCACGGCATCGCCGTCCCCACCGACCATCTCGACCCCGCCCGGGTGCGCGCCCTGGTCGAGCGGATCGACACCGAGCAGGGCCGGCTCGACGTCCTCGTCAACGACGTCTGGGGCGGCGAGAAACTCTTCCAGTGGGACACCCCGGTGTGGGAGCACGACCTCGACAACGGCCTCAGGCTGCTGCGCCTGGCCGTCGAGACCCACGCGATCACCAGCCACCACGCCCTGCCGCTGCTGCTGCGCCGGCCCGGCGGACTGGTCGTCGAGATGACCGACGGCACCGCCGCCTACAACCGCGACACCTACCGCGTGAACTTCTTCTACGACCTCGCCAAGGCGTCCGTGCTGCGGATGGCCTTCGCCCTCGCCCACGAGATCGGCCCGCGCGGCGCCACCGCCGTCGCCCTGACCCCGGGCTGGATGCGCTCGGAGATGATGCTGGAGGCGTTCGGCGTCCGCGAGGACAACTGGCGCGACGCCCTCGGGAACGAACCGCACTTCGCCATCTCGGAGACCCCGCGCTACGTCGGCCGGGCCGTCGCCGCGCTCGCCGCCGACCCCGAGGTGGCCCGGCTCAACGGACAGTCCCTCTCCAGCGGCGGCCTCGCCCCGGTGTACGGCTTCACCGACCTCGACGGCAGCCGCCCGGACGCCTGGCGGTACATGGTCGAGGTCCAGGACCCGGGCCGCCCGGCCGACACCACCGGCTACCGCTGACGCTCAGGCGTCGTCGGGCTCCACCCGGGTCGGCCAGCGCGCCGGGTGCCCCGGCGGCAGCGCGAGATCCGCGCGTACGGCGGTGTAGTAGCCCTCGCGGCCGGCCCGCTGCCGTTCCAGCAGCGCCTGCCAGCCCTCCGGGTCGCGGGTCCCCTCGCGCATGAAGCGTTCCATGTCCATCACCGCGGTCACCCACACCCGCGCCCGCTCCACCACCTCCCGGCTGCCCAGCATGATCAGCGCCTCGCCGGCCGGGTCGCGTCCGTCGGTGGCCTCCGCCAGCAGCGGTTCGGCCGCCGCCGGGGACAGCGGATGCGGGTGCGGGTCGTTGCCGAGGTGGGAGGCGACGCGGTAGGTGAGGTTCACCGATTTCTTCAGCGCCCGCGCGTAGTCGGCGTACACCGCGAGCCTGCGCTCCTCCCAGCGCGCCGCCGTCTCCCGCCGGAACCGGGCCCCGTCGCTGCGCACGATCGCCAGATACGAGCCGAGGGCGCCGATCACGACACCGATGAGCGCGGGGAGTTGCTGTATGAACGCCGACATGACGGCACGATATCCAGCGTGTCGATCACCGCGGACCGGACCGGACGGTCCGTCGGAAGTTCACCGTTTCGTCACAGCCTGGGCGGTCCTACAACCGATGCGCGAGCATGACGGTCTACCAGGAGGAGATCGCCACAATCGCGCCGGAAAGAGGGCTGGACATGGGGGACATACGCAGACGAGGGGCCGTCGTGCTCGGGGTGACGGGGCTGCTGGCACCGCTGACGCTCGCACTGGGCGCGGCGCCGGCGCAGGCCGCGAGCTGTACCACCTCGGCCGGCCCGTACCAGAAGAAGGTCGAGAAGTTCCTCGGCCGGCCCGTGGACGGCAAGCAGTCGAGCGCCGACTGCAAGGCCATCCAGGCGTTCCAGAACAAGCACGGCATCACCCCGAACATCGGCTACGCCGGGCCGGTCACCTGGGGTGTGATGGATCTCATGAACAAGCAGAAGGCGGTGGGCACCAAGCCCAACAAGGCCGGCAAGTGCCCGACCAACAAGGGCCGCATCGCCTGTGTGAACCTCACGCTCCAGATCAGTTGGATCCAGGACGGCAGCCGGCTCGTGTACGGGCCCGTCCCGGTGCGCACCGGCCGCAACGGGTACGAGACCCGCACCGGCCTGAAGAAGATCTACTGGCGCAACATCGACCACGTGTCCAGCATCTACAACGTGCCCATGCCGTACAGCCAGTTCTTCGACGGCGGGCAGGCGTTCCACTCGGTGGGCGTCAGCATGTGGAACCCGCCGGGCTCGCACGGCTGCGTCAACATGACCAAGACGTCCGCCAAGAAGTACTGGTCGCTGCTGAAGAACGGCGACGACGTCTTCGTCTACGGCCGTAAGCCGGGCACCTGACGGGCGGCGCGCGTCCCGGGGCGGCCGACCGCTGTGAGCGAACTCACCGGCCGCCCCTGCCAGATGGACGTGATCAGCGACACGGTCCCGTATGTCCGCCTTGTCCCCGCTTGCTCACGGGGCCTTCACCTCTGCCGTCGTAAGATTCACACCATGTCCACCACTGTTGAATCCCTCTCCGAGCGATCGGCCGCGGAGGTCAACGAGGAGATCCGGGCCCTGTGGCTCCGGTCGGGCGGGATACTGAGCGTCGAGCAGCGCGAGGAGTACCAGCGACTCGTCCTGGAGTGGGCCTCGGCCCCCCAGCAGGAGAACGCCGCCTGACACTCCCCGAGGACCTTCGTCCTCCGTCGAAAGCGGGCACCCTCACCGGGTGCCCTTTTCGTTGTCCGCCTCTCGCCCCTCCCGGGGCCGCCTATCCCCAGGTCGCCGAGTAGTAGTCCCGGTAGGCCCTGCGGTCCTGCTCCGCGCGGATGTACCGGGTCGCGACCAGCGCCACCAGACTGCCCGCGATCACCAGCAGACCCGGTCCGATCGTGCGCGGATCGGTCAGCCGCGCCGCCAGGTCCAGCCCGGCGCCACCGCCCACCGGAGTGGTCGAGCCGGGCGACGCGGAACCCGGCGCGGCCGCCGCCTCCGTGGACGACACCGACGGCTCGGGTCCGTCCCCGGCCGCGGCCCCGCCGCCCTGCGCCGCGCCGTCCGACGGGGCGGCCACGATGAGCTGCACACCGAGCTGCTCCAGCGCCCGCGTCACCGGCTGGAAGAACGTCGTCCCGCCGGTCGTGCAGTCGCCGCTGCCGCCCGAGGTGATACCGAGCGCGATGCCCTCCGAGAACATCGGGCCGCCGCTGTCACCGGGTTCGGCGCACACCGTCGTCTCGATGAGCCCGCTGACCGTGCCCTCCGGGTAGTTGACCGTCGCGTCGAGACCGGTGACCTCGCCGTCGCGCAGCCCGCTGGTGCTGCCGCTGCGGAACACCCGCTGACCGACGGCCGCGTCGCCGGCGCCCGTGATCCGCACCCCCTCGCCGTTGCCGATCGCCACGATGTCGGCCCCGGCGCCCGCCTTGCCGCCGGCGTACTGCACGAGGGAGAAGTCACTGACGGGGAACGTGGAGTTGAGCGAGGTGCCCACCTCCTGCTTGCCCTGGTTGTCCGCGAACCAGGTGGAACCGTCGGGCCCGCAGTGCCCGGCGGTGAGGATGAAGTCGTTCGAGCCGTTGGTCACGTTGAACCCCGCCGAACAGCGCCCGGCCGTCGACAGGATCGGCAGGGCGCCGTTGAGACGGGTGGTGAAGGTGCCCTTCGTGCGCTCCATCCGCACGAAGCTGCCGATGTCCGCCGCGGTCTCGCTCATCCGGGACCAGTCGGAGGCCGACACCGTGGTGTCGCCCTGCACGACCACCTCATTGGTCCGGTAGTCCAGCACCCACGCGGTGCCCGGCACCGTCGGCGCCGAACGCAGCGCCTCGGTGGCCGCCTTCAGCTCGTTCATGCTGTGCCCGACGACCTTCGCCTCCGCCCCGGCCTCGCGCACGGCGGCGGCGCTGTCCTCGTCCGTGACCGCGACCACCGGCTTGCCGTCGTCGCCGATCCAGGTGCCGGCCGTCTTCGACGCGCCCAGCTCCTCGACCAGTTCGGCCCCCGGATTCGTCACCACCGAGTCCTCCGAGGTACCGAGCGTCCTCGCCCCGGCGGCGGGCGGTTCGCTCGCCATGGCCGCCTGCGTGACCATGGTCCCTCCCAGGAGGAGTCCGCCGACGGCCGCCAGCCGTGTCACTCGCCTGACGATCCGTCGTCGTACATGCCTCATGTATGGCTCCCGAAACCCCGAACGCGCGGCGTCGACACCGCGGAGGCCCTCCGGTCGTCGAGTGCCCTCAACTCCATACGTGCCGGGGCGCCCGCGCGTTCACCCCGCGGCCGATCGCCTCGATGCCCGCGGAACCTTCACGGTTTACGGGCCACCGCGCCGAACATCGCGACCTCGTCCGGGAGTTGGCCCGTCTCCTCGGGGCGCCAGCGCGAGCAGGACACCACCCCCGGCTCCAGCAGTTCGAGACCGTCGAAGAAGCGCGCGACCTCCTCGGGCGTGCGCTGGGTGAGCTTCGGTGTGCCGTGCTCGTTCCAGAACCGCACCGCCTCGTCGACGTCCGGCATCGCGGGACTGGTCACGGTGTGCGAGAGCACCAGATGGCTGCCCGACGGCAGCCGGTCGAGCAGCGCCCGCACCAGCGCGTACGGGTCCTCGTCCGGGCCGATGAAGATGACCACCCCCAGCAGCATCAGCGCCACGGGCTCGCTGAGGTCCAGGGTCTTCGCCGCGTGCCGCAGGATCGAGTCGACGTTGCGCAGATCCTCGTCCAGATAGTCGGTACGGCCCTCGGGGGTACCGGCCAGCAGGGCGCGCGCGTGCGCCAGGACCAGCGGGTCGTTGTCGACGTACACCACCCGGGCGTCCGGGGCGAGCCGCTGCGCCACCTCGTGCGTGTTGTCCGCGCTGGGCAGGCCGGTGCCGATGTCGAGGAACTGCCGTAACCCGGCCTCCGTCACCAGGTGTTCCACGGCCCGGCCCAGGAAGAGCCGGTCGGCGCGGGCGTACGCGCCGATGCCCGGGTGCAGTTCCCTGATCCGGTCGCCGGTCAGCCGGTCGACCTCGTAGTGGTCCTTGCCGCCGAGCCAGTAGTTCCAGATCCGGGCGGTGTGCGGCTGGGTGGTGTCGATCCGGCGGTACGGGTCCCGGTCGTCCCCGGCGGCGGCCGGCGGGGTGTCGGTCATGGAGGGCTCCTGAGAGGGCGGAAGGGGTCGGTGGACCAGAAATCTAGAGCGCCGAACCGGTCCGCGCGGCGGGTCCCGTCACCTCGCCGCCCGCGCGCCCTTCCTTGGCCGAAACCGGTGCCGTGCCGAGCCGCGCCCCGCTCCCGGGGTCGCCCCACACGGCCGTTTCCCCGGTGTAGGGACGCAGCAGCGCGGTCAGTTCCGGGTCGCCGGTGCCGTTCAGCTCGTCGGAGGCGAACCTGCGGGCGATCCCGGCCAGGAAGTCGGCCAACTGCACGCGCGCGTCCGCCCCCGCGACCACCAGACGCAGCCCGGTGAGCCCGATGCCCTCCCGCCGCGCCGCCTCCTCGATCCAGGCGATCCGCTCCGGGGTGAGCATGTTCTGCCGGTCGTGCGCGAGCCGGACCGGCCGGCCGCCGCGGCTCCAGTGCGCGGCCGTGGACAGGATCGACGACGGCAGCGGATTGAGCGCCGGG encodes:
- a CDS encoding MBL fold metallo-hydrolase, coding for MAARIERLVTSGQFSLDGGTWDVDNNVWIVGDDHEAIVIDAAHDAAAIAEAVGDRRLTAIVCTHAHNDHIDAAPALADLTGATIWLHPDDLPLWKLTHPGREPDAHLADGQVIEAAGADLTVLHTPGHAPGAVCLYDPGLGVLFTGDTLFQGGPGATGRSYSHFPTIITSIRDRLLSLPPETKVLTGHGDPTTIGAEAPHLQEWIDRGH
- a CDS encoding SDR family oxidoreductase, with translation MPGPLEGKVALVAGATRGAGRGIAVELGAAGATVYVTGRTTREHRSEYDRPETIEDTADLVTEAGGHGIAVPTDHLDPARVRALVERIDTEQGRLDVLVNDVWGGEKLFQWDTPVWEHDLDNGLRLLRLAVETHAITSHHALPLLLRRPGGLVVEMTDGTAAYNRDTYRVNFFYDLAKASVLRMAFALAHEIGPRGATAVALTPGWMRSEMMLEAFGVREDNWRDALGNEPHFAISETPRYVGRAVAALAADPEVARLNGQSLSSGGLAPVYGFTDLDGSRPDAWRYMVEVQDPGRPADTTGYR
- a CDS encoding L,D-transpeptidase family protein; its protein translation is MGDIRRRGAVVLGVTGLLAPLTLALGAAPAQAASCTTSAGPYQKKVEKFLGRPVDGKQSSADCKAIQAFQNKHGITPNIGYAGPVTWGVMDLMNKQKAVGTKPNKAGKCPTNKGRIACVNLTLQISWIQDGSRLVYGPVPVRTGRNGYETRTGLKKIYWRNIDHVSSIYNVPMPYSQFFDGGQAFHSVGVSMWNPPGSHGCVNMTKTSAKKYWSLLKNGDDVFVYGRKPGT
- a CDS encoding S1 family peptidase translates to MRHVRRRIVRRVTRLAAVGGLLLGGTMVTQAAMASEPPAAGARTLGTSEDSVVTNPGAELVEELGASKTAGTWIGDDGKPVVAVTDEDSAAAVREAGAEAKVVGHSMNELKAATEALRSAPTVPGTAWVLDYRTNEVVVQGDTTVSASDWSRMSETAADIGSFVRMERTKGTFTTRLNGALPILSTAGRCSAGFNVTNGSNDFILTAGHCGPDGSTWFADNQGKQEVGTSLNSTFPVSDFSLVQYAGGKAGAGADIVAIGNGEGVRITGAGDAAVGQRVFRSGSTSGLRDGEVTGLDATVNYPEGTVSGLIETTVCAEPGDSGGPMFSEGIALGITSGGSGDCTTGGTTFFQPVTRALEQLGVQLIVAAPSDGAAQGGGAAAGDGPEPSVSSTEAAAAPGSASPGSTTPVGGGAGLDLAARLTDPRTIGPGLLVIAGSLVALVATRYIRAEQDRRAYRDYYSATWG
- a CDS encoding SAM-dependent methyltransferase, producing the protein MTDTPPAAAGDDRDPYRRIDTTQPHTARIWNYWLGGKDHYEVDRLTGDRIRELHPGIGAYARADRLFLGRAVEHLVTEAGLRQFLDIGTGLPSADNTHEVAQRLAPDARVVYVDNDPLVLAHARALLAGTPEGRTDYLDEDLRNVDSILRHAAKTLDLSEPVALMLLGVVIFIGPDEDPYALVRALLDRLPSGSHLVLSHTVTSPAMPDVDEAVRFWNEHGTPKLTQRTPEEVARFFDGLELLEPGVVSCSRWRPEETGQLPDEVAMFGAVARKP